The genomic segment GTAATTACCATACAAACATAATCCCCCTTCCTATTTATCAATTAGTATATATCCTTCATCATTTCTATAGTATATATTTTTATATTCCATCAAATCATTATTTATTATGTTATCTATATCTGCCTTTTTATCTATTCTCACGCATATCCCACAACTCATAGTTATAGATGTAGGAGTTGGCATTATTCTAAACTCTAGATCTAATTCTTTTAATTTTTTTTCTGCTGACATTGCATCATATGTATTTTTGAATACT from the Clostridium beijerinckii genome contains:
- a CDS encoding DUF3343 domain-containing protein; protein product: MDYYIIVFKNTYDAMSAEKKLKELDLEFRIMPTPTSITMSCGICVRIDKKADIDNIINNDLMEYKNIYYRNDEGYILIDK